The Acinetobacter sp. WCHA45 DNA window CCACCTGATTTTGTTAAACGTGTTGCTGATGGTTTAATTACACGTCTAAAAGCAGATCATGCGAAATTACAAAGTAATCCTGCTTTAGTTAAATCGATTATTCGTCAAAACCTTGATCCGTATGTTGATTCACAAGCATTTACACGTATCGTATTAGGTACGTATGCAAACAATCAATATACAACTGCTGCGCAACGTGCTCAGTTTGAACAAAATTTCCGTGCGGTGATTATTGAAAATTATGGTGGTGCTTTCGCTAAATATACCAACCAAAGTTATACTATGCGTCCTTTTAAGTCGACCAATAGTAAGAATCCCGTTGTTACATTAGACTTCTTGCATAATGGTGAGAAAATCCCTGTATCGTTCCAGTTGACAGATAAAGGCGACCAATGGAAAGTCCGTAATATTAATGTCTCTGGTATTGATTTAGGCTTGCAATTCCGTAATCAGTTTGCTGCTACTGTTAAGCGCAATGGTGGTGATCTGAATAAAGCGATTGCAACCTTTAAGCCAGATGCAGATGCTGCTGTTAATAAAAAATAAGTAGGTGACGGGTGATTCAGTATATTGATCAGCAATTAATTGTTTCAAAAACAATTGATTTCTCGAATGCAGAACAGGTTTATCGAGCAGGTTTAAAGCATATCCAGCAACATAAGAGTTTTCCTCTCATTGTTGATCTGGGTCAGCTTGAACAAGGAAATACCCTTTCTTTAGCGGTATTGGTGCAATGGCTGCGTCAGACACCTGAAAGTAAAGGGCTGCATTTTAAAAATGTGTCTGATAAGATGCTGAAAATCATCCAAGCCTGTCATTTGCAAGATGATTTGAAATTGATATGAAAAAAGTCTTGTAATAAAAAAGCACCGCAAGGTGCTTTTTTATTAAATCCATTTCTTCCAGCGGAAGTACACCATTGGGAGTACAAGGAACGCCATCAGGATACTCGCTACAATCCAGAAACTCAGACTACCATGTGCGAAAGGTAAGACCTCAGTGTTCATGCCATAAATACTAGCAATCAGCATCGGAGGGGCAAGCATACTTGGTAAGATCGAGAATCGACGAATTGTGTCATTCTGTTCGGTGTTAATGAAGCCTGATGTGGTATCCAGTAAGAAGCGGACTTTCTGGAATAAGAATGCATCATGTTCGACCAGTGAACGGACATCCTCACTTAATTCTCGAATATCTGCATCATAAATATGACTGCCTAAA harbors:
- a CDS encoding MlaC/ttg2D family ABC transporter substrate-binding protein → MNTLLKQTLTASVLSTMLASAAFAAPTETPPDFVKRVADGLITRLKADHAKLQSNPALVKSIIRQNLDPYVDSQAFTRIVLGTYANNQYTTAAQRAQFEQNFRAVIIENYGGAFAKYTNQSYTMRPFKSTNSKNPVVTLDFLHNGEKIPVSFQLTDKGDQWKVRNINVSGIDLGLQFRNQFAATVKRNGGDLNKAIATFKPDADAAVNKK
- a CDS encoding STAS domain-containing protein, whose amino-acid sequence is MIQYIDQQLIVSKTIDFSNAEQVYRAGLKHIQQHKSFPLIVDLGQLEQGNTLSLAVLVQWLRQTPESKGLHFKNVSDKMLKIIQACHLQDDLKLI